The following DNA comes from Bacteroidota bacterium.
ATGAGACTGTGGGGAAGCTGCTGTATGAAAAAAAGGGTATAGGAATTAGGGGCGAGGGTATAGGGGTTCAGGGATTAGAGATCATGAAAGGAGAATATGATGGCATTAAAAACTTACAAGGAATTGGAAGTATGGAAGCGGGCGATGTCGTTAGTGGAAGAAATTTACAAGTTGACGACGTTGCTTCCCAAAGAGGAGCAATACGGATTGAAGAGCCAGATGCAACGAGCAGCGGTCTCAATTCCGGCGAACATAGCGGAGGGATACGGGCGGACGAATCGGAAGGAATACCTTCTGTTCCTGTCATACGCACGGGCATCGTTAATGGAATTGGAAACACATTTGGAAATAGCGCTGCGGGTTATTCCACTGAAGCAGGATCAAACATCACTGGCAATATCGTTGATGGAAGAAGTGGGAAAGATGCTCACGCGCCTAATACAATCCCTCAAAGCCCACTAAACCCTAATCCCTACACCCTAACCCCTAAGCTTACTCCCAAGCAAGTAGAAGATTTAAAGATAATAGATATTGCCTGCGGTTCAGGCTCGTTCCTCATTGAAGTGTATAGCCAGTTGTTAGATTACCATACAAAGTATTACAACGAGTTTCCAGAGAAAGCAAAGAAGGGCGATGTTGAAACACGCGAGGGCAAAATTGTATTATCGCTAAAAAAGCGACAGGAGATTTTAACAAACAATATTTACGGTGTTGATATAGATTTTCAGGCGACTGAAGTTACACAGCTTTCGCTTTATTTAAAACTGCTTGAAGATGTAACGATGAACGATGCTTTCCAATACAGTTTGCTGAAGGAGAAGATACTTCCCGATTTGAGGAATAATATTGTTTGCGGCAACTCGCTAATCGGTCGCGAGATACTCGAAGGCAAACTATTTGACGACGAAGCCGAGCATACACTAAAGCCGATGAACTTTGAGGATGCGTTTCCTGAAATAATGAATCCTTCGACACGCTCAGGAGGCGGCTTCGATGTG
Coding sequences within:
- a CDS encoding four helix bundle protein, coding for MMALKTYKELEVWKRAMSLVEEIYKLTTLLPKEEQYGLKSQMQRAAVSIPANIAEGYGRTNRKEYLLFLSYARASLMELETHLEIALRVIPLKQDQTSLAISLMEEVGKMLTRLIQSLKAH